The genomic stretch tgtgtgtatatctaagACTTTGCAAATGTGCCATTCCAAGAAGCAAATTCCTTAAGCAGTTTAATGTAAACCATTTGGAGTGAAGGGTGTTATTTTGCCCAGTGAAATCTCCCCCTCACAGTCCAGCTCACACACTGAATCAGTTGCAAGATCATGATTTGGGGAAGTTTGGGAAATCTGTGACATCCTGTCAAAGGGACCCTCATCATTTCCACTTACAGAGTCAATCACATTAGGGATCATGTTGACATAGGCAGTGGCAATCTCTTTGTGGAATACTGTGTCCTGATTGTAAGAGATGAGCTCGTTGCTAATGTTCACTGTCTCCACTGGGGTTCCAGCACAGAAGTGGCTGCACCCCAGAAGGTTGGCAAATACCTTCCGAAAGTCAGCATTGAAAGCATAGATGATGGGGTTGAGAGATGAGTTGGCCCACCCAAACCAGACAAAGATGTCAAAGGTTGTCTCACTCACACAGGGGAAGCCAGCTTGGGGGTCCCCAGGGTTATCACAGAAAGGAACCATGCAATTCAGAATGAAGAATGGGAGCCAGCAGCAGACGAAGACCCCCATGATCACAGAGAGTGTCTTTAAGACTTTAGTCTCCTTCTTGATAGAGGTCTTGAGACTGTTATGATGTTGGCAGTCCACTCGGCTGTTCCGGCAGCTCTGAGCGTGCTCCGCAGCCCTCTCCAAGGAGGAAATCCTCCGGATCTGCACCTGGGCTATGCGATAAATCCTCGTGTAGGTCACGATCATGATGGCCACCGGTATGTAGAAACTGAtcagggaggaggaaatggcataAGTCCTGTTGAGACTTGAGTCACAGTTCTCAACTCCCTCAGCCACCAgttcctctgtctcctctccccaGAGG from Dromiciops gliroides isolate mDroGli1 chromosome 6, mDroGli1.pri, whole genome shotgun sequence encodes the following:
- the DRD5 gene encoding D(1B) dopamine receptor, which codes for MLLPPRRNRTLYPPLLLLQLQLPPVGAWSPAGAGGNSREILGPAQIVTASLLSLLILWTLLGNVLVCVAIIRYRHLRSKMTNIFIVSLAISDLFVALLVMPWKAVAEVAGYWPFGAFCNIWVAFDIMCSTASILNLCVISVDRYWAISSPFRYERKMTQRVALIMISAAWALSILISFIPVQLNWHKDQEVFARNQSPPSTFTNGTLWGEETEELVAEGVENCDSSLNRTYAISSSLISFYIPVAIMIVTYTRIYRIAQVQIRRISSLERAAEHAQSCRNSRVDCQHHNSLKTSIKKETKVLKTLSVIMGVFVCCWLPFFILNCMVPFCDNPGDPQAGFPCVSETTFDIFVWFGWANSSLNPIIYAFNADFRKVFANLLGCSHFCAGTPVETVNISNELISYNQDTVFHKEIATAYVNMIPNVIDSVSGNDEGPFDRMSQISQTSPNHDLATDSVCELDCEGEISLGKITPFTPNGLH